A single region of the Ascaphus truei isolate aAscTru1 chromosome 6, aAscTru1.hap1, whole genome shotgun sequence genome encodes:
- the LOC142496922 gene encoding indolethylamine N-methyltransferase-like isoform X1: MEFTGGETYQSNFDPKAYLATFCSFGTGRDGTLNFRLQKCLKTFSSGGIGGHTLIDIGTGPSIYQLFSACESFKQIIATDFTERNRQELERWLKKEPGAFDWSVAVKAVCELEGNREKPIEKEEKLRRTIKQVLRCDVTKSNPLDPVVLPAADCLITALCLETACRDLGVYQRAIKNITTLLKPGGHLVIIGVLGNTFYKVGQQTFSCLPLDEQSVINAVVDAGYSIKEIEVFPITYIASQAHIADSYAYFFLVAKKEVHT, translated from the exons ATGGAGTTTACTGGTGGAGAAACATATCAGTCCAATTTTGACCCAAAAGCATATTTGGCTACTTTTTGCAGCTTTGGAACAGGAAGAGACGGCACATTAAACTTCCGCCTGCAGAAATGTTTGAAGACGTTCAGTTCtg GTGGCATAGGAGGACACACGCTCATTGACATTGGTACTGGCCCCTCcatctaccagcttttctctgcaTGTGAATCCTTCAAACAGATCATTGCTACAGATTTCACTGAGCGTAATCGCCAAGAGCTTGAGAGATGGCTGAAAAAAGAGCCAGGGGCATTTGACTGGTCAGTAGCTGTGAAGGCTGTTTGTGAGTTGGAAGGTAAcag AGAAAAGCCGATAGAAAAGGAGGAGAAACTAAGAAGAACTATCAAACAGGTTCTGAGATGTGATGTGACCAAGAGTAACCCACTGGATCCAGTAGTCCTCCCTGCTGCTGACTGTTTAATCACCGCATTGTGCTTGGAAACAGCTTGCAGGGACCTAGGTGTTTATCAACGTGCTATAAAGAATATCACTACACTGCTGAAGCCAGGAGGTCATTTGGTAATCATTGGGGTTCTTGGTAACACATTTTACAAGGTTGGCCAACAGACATTCTCCTGCCTGCCCTTGGATGAGCAGTCAGTGATAAATGCAGTGGTAGATGCTGGCTATAGCATTAAAGAAATTGAGGTTTTTCCTATTACTTATATCGCATCACAAGCCCACATTGCAGACAGCTATGCCTATTTCTTTCTTGTGGCAAAGAAAGAAGTGCACACATAA